Proteins co-encoded in one Spirosoma endbachense genomic window:
- a CDS encoding serine hydrolase domain-containing protein, with the protein MKRNFLVILFIAGAILRSPCEAQNKAVPEQFKYKVDLKKEGTSAEKIAGLDSLLQSLVNQHKVSSVVGFIAKGGNVVYKKAFGWKDMENKVPATPDDYYILFSQTKAITTVAFMTLVEKGLVKIDDPVSTYFPEIPDKVITVVHDDGTYETRPVAKPMTFAHLMSHSSGLNAGLVGKMRRSEMQKRNAAATAGTSPPVGPGQRSGGAGNARYLKDDMIALAKYPLGFDPGSEYSYHVSTNMLAYMVELISGKPLRQYVKETVLEPLGMNDTDWYYEPAALSRFVKAYNAVDGKLEPASNMFSEGTVSKEQTYAEGALGLNGPIDDYAKFCQMLLNRGEFNGHRILKRETIDAMTKVNRLPESNAGGKGFRFGLGFELYNENKKPVPEVSNTAFAWGGLYGTAYIIDPENNLIALYYLNMPKHEDSYPLFLSKAYKLFRK; encoded by the coding sequence ATGAAAAGAAATTTTCTTGTTATCCTTTTTATAGCTGGGGCAATTTTAAGGTCCCCCTGTGAGGCACAAAATAAAGCGGTACCGGAACAATTCAAGTATAAGGTTGATCTGAAGAAAGAAGGTACCAGTGCCGAAAAAATCGCTGGACTGGATTCGCTTTTGCAGTCTTTAGTTAATCAACACAAGGTAAGCAGTGTGGTCGGCTTTATTGCCAAAGGTGGCAATGTGGTCTATAAAAAAGCATTTGGCTGGAAGGATATGGAGAATAAGGTTCCGGCTACTCCAGATGACTATTATATTTTATTCTCACAAACAAAGGCAATAACCACCGTCGCTTTTATGACTCTTGTTGAGAAAGGATTGGTTAAGATTGACGATCCCGTTTCGACCTATTTTCCCGAAATTCCAGACAAAGTAATTACGGTTGTTCATGATGATGGAACATACGAAACCCGTCCCGTGGCTAAACCAATGACGTTTGCACACCTGATGTCTCATTCGTCGGGGTTGAATGCCGGACTGGTTGGCAAGATGCGTCGATCCGAAATGCAGAAAAGAAACGCAGCAGCAACCGCAGGAACATCCCCACCAGTAGGCCCAGGGCAGCGGTCTGGTGGGGCAGGCAATGCCAGGTACCTTAAAGATGACATGATTGCTTTGGCTAAATATCCCCTGGGATTCGACCCCGGAAGTGAATACAGCTATCATGTCAGTACCAACATGCTGGCGTATATGGTTGAACTAATTTCGGGTAAGCCTTTGCGTCAGTACGTAAAAGAAACCGTACTGGAACCACTGGGAATGAACGATACGGATTGGTATTATGAACCGGCCGCCTTGAGCCGTTTTGTTAAAGCCTACAATGCTGTCGATGGAAAACTGGAACCGGCAAGCAACATGTTTAGCGAGGGCACCGTGAGCAAGGAGCAAACTTATGCAGAAGGCGCTCTGGGGCTGAATGGTCCGATTGACGATTACGCTAAATTTTGCCAGATGCTGTTGAACAGGGGAGAGTTTAACGGACACCGGATATTGAAACGGGAAACCATTGACGCCATGACGAAAGTGAATCGCTTGCCTGAGAGCAATGCGGGCGGCAAAGGCTTTCGGTTCGGGCTTGGATTTGAATTGTACAACGAGAATAAAAAACCGGTTCCTGAAGTTTCCAACACGGCCTTTGCCTGGGGTGGATTGTATGGTACAGCATACATTATTGACCCGGAGAATAATCTAATCGCCCTGTACTACCTGAATATGCCCAAGCATGAGGATTCGTATCCGTTGTTCCTCAGCAAAGCGTATAAACTCTTCAGGAAATAA
- a CDS encoding VCBS repeat-containing protein, whose translation MKFHYVLYLVLVLTSCKNDTLFEAIPSSKSGIQFNNLIAENDSINPLDMVNMYNGGGVGIGDFNQDGWPDIYFVGNRVASRLYLNKGAQGATFEFDEVTEKAGVDGKGRWGRGVAVVDINNDSWPDIYVCNTLTKDSLQRRNLLYVNQKVTNAGVPVFKELAAEYGLDINVQSTMANFFDYDNDGDLDMYLTVNEASPEQNPNQFGLIRFDGRRSTGRLLRNDWNTAVKHAYFSNVSERAGMTLDGFGHTATVVDLNQDGWKDISVANDFLSSNILYINNRNGSFTDRSREYFKHTSLNAMGQDIGDINNDGLADLIELDMNPEDNYRKKMMMMANNYVSYLNFDLHGYQYQYVRNTLQLNQGPRVGAKDSIGSPAFSEIGFMSGIAQTDWSWTPLLTDFNNDGFRDLIVTNGYPKDVTDHDFIAYRDQPNETTTKAKILAQIPVVKIHNYAYQNTGELTFRDVTSDWGFAQPTFSNGAVYTDLDNDGALDIVINNINDEALIYKNTTRERDKENTHFLQLNVVGDSLNVDGLGTVISIHYAGGKQQVYEHTPYRGYLSTNQMIAHFGLGNVVKLDSVVIKWPNGKKQVLRNVKADQRLTVSSKNASASYVWTTPELATNSLFTDVTKEVGLTYRHKEFDFIDFNIQKLLPHKLSEYSPGLAVGDVDSNGTDDLVIGGNAHDPAQLFLQQQNGKFTQRNVVPEQSVPGDYKDEGILLFDANGDSALDLYVARGGYKNAPNTPGYQDKLYINDGKGNFAETPNALPVNLTSKLCVRAIDYNHDGKLDLFVSGRVEPWNYPKPVSSVILRNDSQHGQTKFTDVTRDVAPALINSGLVCDALVTDFDNDTWLDLILVGEWMPITFLKNTNGRFNSTTETTGVGDKPGWWNSIVAGDFRHTGRMDYIVGNAGLNTLFKASEQYPVYVTAKDFENNGNYSAIPSLFLPDQDGKLNEFPMHGREDLIKQMNSVKKKYVNFKSFAGATMGELLSLEQLKGAIRLKATMLQSCFLRNDGNGKFTLIPLPKQAQISILNGMVVDDYNGDGHLDVAMTGNDYGTDVSIGRYDALNGLLLLGDGRGNFNPQSIRQSGLYIPGNGKALVKLRSSQGNYRLIASQNRDVVKAFELKRSVNNIPLTPTDISAQIQYKNGNTLKQEFTYGSSFLSQSGRFLTIDKDVVEATITDSKGRQRPVKAN comes from the coding sequence ATGAAATTCCATTACGTTCTTTATTTAGTATTGGTTCTCACGTCCTGCAAAAACGATACGTTGTTTGAGGCCATTCCATCGTCAAAATCGGGTATTCAGTTTAATAATCTCATCGCTGAAAATGACTCGATTAACCCGTTGGATATGGTCAATATGTATAACGGTGGGGGAGTGGGAATCGGTGATTTTAATCAAGATGGCTGGCCGGATATTTACTTCGTTGGCAACCGGGTGGCGAGTCGGTTGTACCTAAACAAAGGGGCGCAGGGCGCGACTTTTGAATTTGATGAGGTTACCGAAAAAGCGGGTGTCGATGGCAAAGGCCGATGGGGGAGAGGGGTGGCCGTTGTCGATATTAACAATGATAGCTGGCCCGATATTTACGTCTGCAATACGCTTACCAAAGACTCGCTTCAGCGTCGTAATCTGCTGTATGTCAATCAAAAAGTAACAAATGCCGGTGTGCCGGTTTTCAAGGAACTGGCTGCGGAATATGGCTTGGATATCAATGTGCAATCGACGATGGCGAACTTCTTTGATTACGACAACGATGGCGACCTGGATATGTACCTCACGGTTAATGAGGCCTCGCCAGAACAGAATCCAAATCAGTTTGGATTGATCCGGTTTGACGGCCGACGTAGCACAGGGCGTCTGCTGCGTAACGACTGGAATACTGCGGTAAAGCACGCCTACTTTAGTAACGTATCGGAGCGGGCGGGCATGACCTTGGATGGCTTCGGGCACACGGCCACGGTGGTCGATCTCAATCAGGACGGCTGGAAAGATATTTCGGTGGCGAATGATTTCCTATCCAGCAATATTCTCTACATCAACAACCGAAACGGGAGTTTTACCGACCGCTCCCGCGAGTACTTCAAGCATACGTCGCTCAACGCGATGGGGCAGGACATCGGCGACATCAACAACGACGGATTGGCCGATCTAATCGAACTGGACATGAATCCGGAAGACAATTACCGGAAGAAAATGATGATGATGGCGAATAATTACGTCAGTTATCTCAACTTCGATCTACACGGGTATCAGTATCAATACGTTCGAAACACGCTGCAACTCAATCAGGGGCCGCGCGTTGGGGCGAAAGATTCAATTGGTAGTCCGGCCTTCAGTGAAATCGGTTTCATGAGCGGCATTGCCCAAACCGACTGGAGCTGGACGCCCTTACTGACTGATTTCAATAACGACGGTTTTCGGGATTTGATCGTCACCAACGGCTACCCGAAAGACGTAACCGACCATGATTTCATCGCCTATCGGGATCAGCCTAACGAAACGACCACGAAGGCCAAGATTTTAGCCCAAATTCCGGTCGTCAAGATTCACAATTACGCCTATCAAAATACCGGTGAGCTGACTTTTCGGGATGTTACGTCGGACTGGGGCTTTGCTCAGCCAACGTTTTCCAACGGCGCGGTCTACACCGATCTGGATAACGATGGCGCACTGGATATCGTCATCAACAACATCAACGACGAAGCGCTAATTTATAAGAATACCACTCGCGAACGGGATAAAGAAAATACGCATTTCCTGCAACTGAACGTAGTGGGCGATAGCCTGAACGTCGATGGGTTGGGCACAGTCATTTCCATTCATTATGCAGGTGGCAAACAGCAGGTGTATGAGCATACACCCTACCGGGGGTATCTGTCTACAAACCAGATGATTGCTCATTTTGGCCTCGGTAACGTAGTAAAACTCGACTCTGTCGTCATTAAATGGCCAAATGGGAAAAAGCAGGTTCTGCGAAACGTCAAAGCCGATCAGCGATTGACGGTGTCCAGTAAAAATGCGTCCGCAAGCTACGTCTGGACAACTCCAGAACTGGCGACTAATTCCCTGTTCACCGACGTAACAAAGGAGGTTGGTTTAACGTACCGGCACAAGGAGTTTGATTTCATCGACTTTAACATTCAGAAATTATTGCCGCATAAACTATCGGAATACAGCCCCGGTCTGGCGGTTGGCGATGTGGACAGCAATGGCACGGATGATCTGGTGATCGGCGGAAACGCCCACGATCCGGCGCAGCTTTTTTTGCAGCAACAAAACGGGAAATTCACGCAACGAAACGTAGTGCCGGAACAGTCTGTTCCGGGCGATTACAAAGACGAAGGCATCCTGCTTTTTGACGCCAATGGCGATTCGGCATTAGATCTGTACGTCGCCCGGGGTGGCTATAAAAATGCGCCCAACACGCCCGGCTATCAGGACAAACTATATATCAATGATGGCAAGGGGAATTTCGCGGAAACCCCCAATGCTTTACCGGTTAATCTGACCAGCAAACTCTGCGTTCGTGCCATTGACTATAACCATGATGGGAAACTGGATTTGTTTGTGTCGGGGCGGGTGGAACCCTGGAATTATCCCAAACCCGTGTCCAGCGTTATCCTGCGAAACGACAGCCAGCATGGACAGACCAAATTCACCGACGTAACGAGGGACGTAGCACCCGCCCTGATCAATAGTGGCCTGGTGTGCGATGCGTTAGTCACTGATTTTGACAATGATACCTGGCTTGATTTAATTCTGGTTGGCGAATGGATGCCCATTACGTTTCTTAAGAACACAAACGGTCGCTTCAATTCCACCACCGAAACAACCGGCGTTGGCGATAAACCGGGCTGGTGGAATAGCATTGTCGCGGGCGATTTTCGGCATACGGGCAGAATGGATTACATTGTGGGCAATGCGGGCCTGAACACCCTGTTTAAGGCGAGTGAGCAATATCCAGTATACGTAACGGCCAAAGATTTTGAAAACAATGGCAACTACTCGGCCATTCCGTCCCTGTTTTTGCCGGATCAGGATGGCAAGCTCAACGAGTTCCCGATGCACGGCCGGGAGGATTTGATCAAGCAGATGAACAGCGTCAAAAAGAAGTATGTCAACTTCAAATCCTTCGCCGGAGCCACGATGGGCGAGCTACTTTCTCTCGAACAACTCAAAGGCGCCATTCGCCTGAAAGCCACCATGCTACAATCCTGTTTTCTTCGTAACGACGGCAATGGAAAATTCACGCTTATACCGCTACCTAAACAGGCCCAAATTTCCATCCTGAACGGCATGGTGGTCGATGATTACAACGGCGATGGCCATCTGGACGTCGCCATGACGGGCAACGATTATGGCACCGACGTTTCGATTGGTCGGTATGATGCGCTCAACGGGTTACTATTACTCGGCGATGGGCGTGGCAATTTCAACCCGCAGTCAATTCGGCAAAGCGGCCTGTACATTCCCGGTAACGGAAAAGCGCTGGTCAAGTTACGAAGCAGCCAGGGCAACTATCGGCTGATCGCCAGCCAGAATCGGGACGTAGTCAAGGCGTTTGAGTTGAAACGCAGCGTCAACAACATTCCCTTAACCCCTACGGATATAAGTGCCCAAATTCAGTACAAAAACGGGAATACGCTGAAGCAGGAATTCACCTATGGTTCGTCCTTTCTGTCGCAATCCGGCCGGTTTCTCACGATTGATAAGGACGTAGTAGAGGCTACAATTACTGACAGTAAAGGCCGGCAACGGCCGGTGAAAGCCAATTAA
- a CDS encoding GMC oxidoreductase — MANLTIDAVKAMTFDAIVIGSGISGGWAAKELCQKGLKTLVLERGRDVKHGTDYPTANLNPWDFPHRGQLPLDIRAEYGKSRSFMREETLQWAIKEGEQPYVEEKPFTWTRGYHVGGKSLLWARQTQRWSDFDFEGPARDGFAVDWPIRYTDIAPWYSYVEKFAGISGNKDGLPQLPDGEFLPPIQLNCVETHLKEVLAKNYQDRHVVQGRCAHLTKPQPIHYQQGRAQCMHRTLCVRGCPLGGYFSSNASTLPWAENTGNMTLRPHSVVHSIIYDEKRPGRASGVRVVDGHTKQMMEFYAKIIFVNSSALSSNLILLNSISSRFPNGLGNDSGLLGKYIAWHNYRGRVSAQVEGFLDKTTDGKNPSNGYMPRFRNLHKQETDFLRGYAAGVGGGRGSIQNRDGLGADLKASLLTPQPGPWNVSSWMMGETVPIEKNHVRLDTLQKDPYGIPLLVTSADWTENDDKMVNDYMEQLTEMFTLAGFKNIKAADSHSAPGSDIHEMGGVRMGRDPKTSLLNKWNQLHHCKNVFVTDGACMTSTATQNPSLTYMALTARAANFAVNELKKKNL, encoded by the coding sequence ATGGCTAACTTAACCATAGACGCCGTAAAGGCAATGACGTTCGATGCCATCGTTATCGGGTCGGGAATCAGTGGAGGATGGGCAGCGAAGGAGCTTTGCCAAAAAGGCCTGAAAACGCTGGTACTCGAACGAGGTCGCGATGTAAAGCATGGGACGGACTACCCCACCGCTAACCTGAACCCTTGGGACTTTCCGCACCGAGGGCAGTTGCCGCTGGATATTCGGGCCGAATACGGCAAAAGCCGCTCCTTTATGCGAGAAGAAACGCTTCAATGGGCCATAAAAGAGGGCGAACAACCGTACGTAGAAGAAAAGCCGTTCACATGGACACGCGGCTATCACGTCGGTGGCAAATCGTTGCTGTGGGCCCGGCAAACCCAGCGCTGGAGTGACTTCGATTTCGAGGGGCCAGCCCGTGATGGTTTTGCCGTCGACTGGCCGATTCGGTACACTGACATTGCTCCCTGGTATAGTTACGTGGAGAAATTTGCTGGCATATCCGGTAACAAGGATGGCTTGCCCCAGCTACCCGATGGTGAATTTCTGCCGCCTATTCAATTGAATTGTGTCGAAACCCATTTGAAAGAGGTATTGGCGAAAAATTACCAAGACCGACATGTGGTTCAGGGGCGATGCGCTCACCTGACCAAGCCACAACCGATTCACTACCAGCAGGGACGGGCGCAGTGCATGCACCGAACGCTCTGTGTGCGTGGCTGCCCGTTGGGTGGGTATTTCAGCAGCAATGCATCGACACTCCCCTGGGCGGAGAATACGGGTAACATGACATTACGTCCCCATTCGGTAGTGCACTCGATTATTTACGATGAAAAAAGGCCAGGTCGGGCTTCGGGCGTTCGGGTAGTGGATGGCCACACAAAGCAGATGATGGAGTTCTATGCCAAAATCATTTTTGTGAATAGTTCGGCACTAAGCAGTAACCTCATTCTCTTAAACTCGATCTCCAGTCGTTTTCCGAATGGATTGGGTAACGATAGCGGCTTGCTGGGTAAGTACATTGCCTGGCATAATTACCGGGGACGCGTATCGGCGCAAGTTGAAGGCTTTCTGGATAAAACCACGGATGGCAAAAACCCGAGCAATGGGTATATGCCTCGATTTCGGAATCTCCATAAGCAGGAGACCGACTTTTTACGGGGCTATGCCGCTGGTGTCGGGGGTGGTCGAGGAAGCATTCAGAATCGCGACGGCCTGGGAGCCGACTTAAAAGCAAGCCTGCTTACTCCACAGCCAGGTCCCTGGAATGTCAGTTCCTGGATGATGGGCGAAACCGTTCCGATTGAAAAGAATCACGTTCGTCTTGATACGTTACAGAAAGACCCTTATGGAATTCCACTTCTGGTCACGTCGGCCGACTGGACCGAGAATGACGATAAAATGGTGAACGATTACATGGAGCAACTCACTGAGATGTTTACTCTGGCGGGTTTTAAAAACATTAAAGCGGCTGACTCACACTCGGCGCCCGGCTCCGACATTCACGAAATGGGCGGTGTTCGGATGGGAAGAGATCCCAAAACATCGCTACTCAACAAATGGAATCAACTGCACCACTGTAAAAATGTGTTTGTAACCGATGGTGCCTGCATGACCTCGACGGCCACGCAAAACCCATCGCTGACTTACATGGCACTCACGGCCAGAGCGGCCAATTTTGCTGTAAATGAATTAAAAAAGAAAAACCTGTAA
- a CDS encoding alpha/beta hydrolase: MVNLKKMIRYTYNFVLIVSLVTVFAAKAQHPPEIKLWPNGAPGANPAGGKEVVRIDPGGGEQVVSNVHEPSITPYIPKPGKATGVAIIMAPGGAHKELWMDHEGYNIAPLLAEKGIAVFILKYRLARDKNSTYTIEGHSVKDMQRAVRLVRSRAAEWKIDPEKIGIMGFSAGGQVAALTDIQADSGDVKAADRIETYSSKPNFQVLVYPAWVNDITLSKSSSPAFIVGGYLDMESISTGMPKLYLKFKEVKVPAELHIYAEVGHGFGVSKGDKGPHTKWLEPLTAWLFDVNKVSSN, from the coding sequence ATGGTCAACCTCAAAAAAATGATTCGCTATACATACAATTTTGTTTTGATAGTGAGCCTGGTAACCGTTTTCGCGGCTAAGGCTCAGCACCCTCCTGAAATTAAACTATGGCCCAATGGTGCACCCGGCGCAAATCCGGCCGGTGGTAAAGAAGTCGTGCGGATTGACCCGGGAGGTGGAGAGCAAGTCGTGTCGAACGTGCATGAGCCTTCCATTACGCCTTATATTCCCAAGCCGGGAAAAGCCACCGGTGTTGCTATTATTATGGCACCAGGGGGCGCTCACAAAGAGCTTTGGATGGACCATGAGGGGTATAATATAGCCCCGCTGTTGGCGGAAAAAGGCATAGCGGTATTCATTTTGAAATACCGCCTGGCACGGGATAAAAATTCAACGTACACGATCGAAGGACATTCCGTAAAAGATATGCAGAGAGCCGTCAGGTTAGTGAGAAGCCGGGCCGCAGAATGGAAAATCGATCCGGAAAAGATTGGCATTATGGGCTTTTCGGCCGGTGGGCAGGTTGCCGCACTAACCGATATACAAGCTGATAGTGGCGATGTTAAAGCCGCCGACCGTATAGAGACATATAGCAGCAAGCCAAATTTTCAAGTGTTAGTATATCCCGCCTGGGTTAATGATATCACGCTTTCTAAATCATCTTCACCGGCGTTTATAGTTGGTGGCTACCTGGATATGGAAAGCATTTCAACGGGCATGCCTAAACTTTACCTAAAATTCAAAGAGGTTAAAGTTCCGGCGGAGTTGCATATCTACGCGGAGGTAGGACATGGTTTTGGTGTCAGTAAAGGAGATAAAGGGCCCCATACAAAGTGGCTGGAACCCCTGACTGCCTGGCTATTTGATGTCAATAAAGTTAGCAGCAATTAA
- a CDS encoding gluconate 2-dehydrogenase subunit 3 family protein produces the protein MKRRGVIKHLTLATGAFFITPSWASRWSKASAVSEPGFLSVAERDLLAEVVDTIIPVTNSPGESTPGAKDLGVHLFVERMLADCYEKPTQQKVINGLKAVSTMSTESYVKPFEQASTTQRLAVLTRMANSTDTNQQEFLALMKSLTIQGYTTSEYVMTNFYHYVMAPGHYYGCIPA, from the coding sequence ATGAAAAGACGTGGAGTAATCAAACACCTAACCTTGGCTACAGGAGCCTTCTTCATCACACCTTCCTGGGCTAGCAGATGGTCCAAAGCATCGGCTGTGTCTGAACCCGGTTTTCTGTCGGTTGCTGAAAGGGACTTGCTGGCAGAAGTTGTCGATACCATCATTCCCGTAACCAATTCGCCCGGCGAATCCACGCCGGGCGCTAAAGACCTTGGTGTTCACTTATTCGTTGAGCGAATGCTGGCTGATTGTTACGAAAAACCCACCCAGCAGAAAGTGATAAACGGCTTAAAGGCGGTATCGACTATGAGTACCGAAAGCTATGTAAAGCCCTTTGAGCAGGCCAGCACAACCCAGCGATTAGCGGTATTGACCAGAATGGCCAATAGCACCGATACCAATCAGCAAGAATTCCTGGCCTTAATGAAATCCCTTACGATTCAGGGTTATACAACGTCGGAATATGTCATGACCAACTTTTACCACTACGTTATGGCGCCCGGTCACTATTACGGTTGCATACCGGCGTAA
- a CDS encoding PQQ-dependent sugar dehydrogenase, with amino-acid sequence MKSLHPIFILFSCLVAVMPTTAQGLKKPESNRFTKVVLAQRLEEPMQFQILHDGRVLYAERKGKIKVFDPKTSSLETIATFAVSTKYVNKAGEVTEGEDGMQGVILDPDYEKNHWIYLYYSLAGEEAKNVLVRYEWQGKQLLESSRKVMLEVAVQREECCHVGGGMVFDAAKNLYLTTGDNTFSRASDGFSPLDIRPGMSARDSQKSSPNTNDLRGKILRIHPETDGTYSIPAGNLFPAGTPQTRPEIYTMGNRNPWRPTIDSKTGWLYWGEVGPDGSRDDLEKRGPQSYDEFNRAKEPGNYGWPYFVANNKAYRHYDFDTKVSGDFFDAAHPVNDSPNSSGKKELPAARPAFIWYSKAVSSEFPLLESGGNSAVGGPVFRQTDFTKASRLFPPYYEGKWFITDWVRGWINVVEMDEQGEYKSMERFLPELKLKGPIDIKFGPEGDLYVLEYGNGYFKDNPEAELIRIEYNGGNRKPQVEASASKTAGATPLPITLSSAGTHDFDEGDSLQYSWRINRNGTAFKQSNQANLSLTLTTPGTYQATLTVTDKTGAKNSKSVLIKAGNEPPVVTFAITKGNSSFFFPGRLIEYAVQVRDKEDGSLANKRISPAQVSVSTNYLSEGYNLTRIAQNQLRVDASAQYATAISLINKSDCKSCHAVKEKVLGPSFRDVSLKYKGDPSASATLAKKILNGGSGVWGDASMPAHPTMAESDVKSITTYILSLSEAPKPARTLPVQGTYKTDVASGATTDGSFIFRAAYTDRGTKTAAAQSSETIVVLRSPAVPVAHASVAKDIIFTPDSSLAITRSSGAFLRFNAIDLAGINQIELIRGPGRAGAPTQSGTVDVRVGGVGGQLLGSFSGEYKDKMPIPISATGGTGLHDVYFIFSGSPTRIRSIQFSEGN; translated from the coding sequence ATGAAAAGCCTTCACCCTATTTTTATTCTTTTCAGTTGCCTCGTGGCCGTCATGCCCACAACTGCTCAAGGGCTCAAAAAACCGGAAAGCAATCGGTTTACCAAGGTCGTGCTCGCCCAGCGGCTGGAAGAACCCATGCAGTTTCAGATCCTCCACGATGGCCGGGTCCTCTATGCAGAGAGGAAAGGCAAAATTAAGGTTTTTGATCCTAAGACATCATCGCTTGAAACGATTGCCACCTTTGCCGTCAGTACCAAGTATGTCAATAAAGCAGGTGAAGTGACGGAAGGCGAAGATGGCATGCAGGGCGTGATTCTGGACCCGGATTATGAAAAAAATCACTGGATATACCTCTATTATTCATTGGCTGGCGAGGAAGCCAAAAATGTATTGGTCCGCTATGAATGGCAGGGAAAGCAGTTACTGGAAAGTTCGCGCAAAGTGATGCTCGAAGTGGCGGTTCAACGGGAAGAATGCTGCCACGTCGGCGGGGGTATGGTCTTTGATGCGGCTAAAAACCTGTACCTGACCACGGGCGATAATACCTTCTCCCGGGCTTCTGATGGGTTTAGCCCGTTGGATATCCGGCCGGGGATGTCCGCCCGAGATTCCCAGAAGTCCTCGCCTAATACGAATGATTTGCGCGGAAAAATCCTACGGATTCACCCGGAAACAGACGGAACGTATTCGATCCCTGCAGGGAATCTTTTCCCCGCTGGAACGCCCCAGACCAGACCCGAGATCTATACTATGGGAAACCGTAACCCCTGGCGGCCCACCATCGACTCCAAAACGGGATGGCTGTATTGGGGCGAGGTAGGGCCGGATGGTTCCCGCGATGATTTGGAGAAACGAGGCCCGCAGTCGTATGATGAATTCAATCGGGCCAAAGAGCCGGGTAACTATGGGTGGCCCTACTTTGTAGCCAACAACAAAGCGTATCGACATTACGATTTTGACACGAAAGTATCCGGCGATTTTTTTGATGCGGCTCACCCGGTCAACGATTCCCCCAATAGTTCGGGCAAAAAAGAGCTTCCTGCGGCTCGACCGGCCTTTATCTGGTATTCAAAAGCGGTCAGTTCCGAATTTCCGCTGTTGGAAAGTGGGGGCAATAGCGCCGTTGGCGGACCCGTTTTTCGTCAAACTGATTTCACGAAGGCCAGCCGCTTATTTCCCCCCTATTACGAAGGGAAATGGTTTATTACCGATTGGGTAAGAGGTTGGATAAATGTGGTCGAAATGGATGAGCAAGGCGAGTACAAATCCATGGAGCGTTTCCTGCCAGAGTTGAAGCTGAAAGGGCCGATCGATATTAAGTTTGGCCCGGAGGGGGATTTATATGTACTCGAATACGGGAATGGCTATTTTAAAGATAACCCCGAAGCTGAGCTGATCCGTATCGAATACAACGGTGGCAACCGAAAGCCCCAGGTGGAAGCCTCCGCCAGCAAGACGGCTGGTGCGACTCCGCTGCCCATTACGCTTTCTTCGGCGGGTACCCACGATTTTGATGAAGGGGATTCGTTGCAGTACTCCTGGCGGATTAACCGAAACGGAACGGCCTTCAAGCAGTCTAACCAGGCCAATCTTTCCCTCACCTTAACCACTCCTGGCACCTACCAAGCAACCTTAACAGTTACTGACAAGACTGGGGCGAAAAATTCAAAATCGGTCCTTATCAAAGCGGGTAATGAACCACCGGTGGTAACGTTTGCGATCACGAAAGGGAATTCGAGCTTCTTTTTTCCAGGGAGACTAATCGAGTATGCCGTTCAGGTCAGGGATAAGGAAGACGGTAGCCTGGCCAATAAAAGGATTTCGCCCGCTCAGGTTTCGGTCAGTACCAATTATCTGTCCGAAGGGTATAATCTAACCCGAATCGCCCAAAATCAATTGCGGGTGGATGCCTCGGCCCAGTACGCTACGGCTATTTCACTGATCAACAAAAGTGATTGCAAGTCCTGCCATGCGGTGAAGGAAAAAGTATTGGGTCCCTCGTTTCGGGATGTGTCCCTAAAATACAAAGGCGATCCATCGGCGAGTGCTACTTTAGCGAAGAAAATACTTAATGGCGGTTCAGGCGTATGGGGTGATGCGTCCATGCCCGCCCACCCGACCATGGCCGAAAGCGATGTCAAGTCCATAACAACCTATATTCTAAGTTTATCAGAGGCTCCCAAACCTGCCAGAACGCTGCCCGTTCAGGGCACCTATAAGACCGACGTAGCTAGCGGTGCCACGACCGACGGTAGCTTTATTTTTCGGGCGGCTTATACGGACCGGGGAACCAAAACGGCCGCTGCTCAATCGAGTGAAACTATAGTTGTCTTACGAAGCCCAGCGGTGCCGGTTGCTCATGCCAGCGTGGCCAAAGACATCATTTTTACCCCCGACAGCAGCCTGGCTATAACCAGAAGTTCGGGCGCTTTTTTAAGGTTTAATGCCATCGACCTGGCTGGAATCAACCAAATCGAACTGATCCGGGGTCCCGGCCGAGCTGGAGCACCGACTCAATCGGGTACGGTAGACGTCCGTGTAGGTGGCGTGGGTGGACAACTGCTGGGTAGCTTCTCGGGTGAATACAAGGATAAAATGCCCATCCCCATATCGGCAACTGGGGGAACGGGCCTACACGACGTCTATTTTATTTTTAGTGGCTCACCCACGCGTATAAGATCCATCCAATTCAGTGAAGGCAATTGA